One Anopheles marshallii chromosome 3, idAnoMarsDA_429_01, whole genome shotgun sequence genomic region harbors:
- the LOC128714524 gene encoding guanine nucleotide-binding protein subunit beta-like protein: MTETLQLRGQLLGHSGWVTQIATNPKYPDMILSSSRDKTLIVWKLTRDELSYGIPQKRLYGHSHFISDVVLSSDGNYALSGSWDKTLRLWDLAAGQSTRRFEDHTKDVLSVAFSVDNRQIVSGSRDKTIKLWNTLAECKYTIQEDGHSDWVSCVRFSPNHTNPIIVSAGWDRVVKVWNLANCKLKIDHLGHNGYLNSVSVSPDGSLCTSGGKDCRAFLWDLNDGKHLHTLEHNEVINALCFSPNRYWLCVAYGPSIKIWDLASKTMVEELKPAKNGDPPQCLSLAWSTDGQTLYAGYSDNIIRVWQVSVSAR, translated from the exons ATGACTGAAACACTGCAGCTGCGCGGCCAGCTTCTTGGCCATTCCGGATGGGTCACCCAAATTGCAACCAATCCGAAGTATCCTGATATGATTCTGTCCTCATCTCGCG ACAAAACTCTCATCGTGTGGAAGCTGACTCGTGATGAATTGAGCTACGGCATTCCGCAAAAGCGTCTGTACGGACACTCGCATTTCATCTCGGACGTAGTGCTGTCGTCCGACGGCAACTATGCTCTGTCCGGATCGTGGGACAAAACCCTTCGACTGTGGGATTTGGCAGCAGGCCAATCGACCCGCCGTTTCGAAGACCATACCAAG GATGTCCTTTCGGTTGCATTCTCGGTAGACAATCGTCAAATTGTCTCGGGATCACGCGACAAGACGATCAAGCTGTGGAACACTCTGGCCGAGTGTAAGTACACCATCCAGGAGGATGGACACTCCGACTGGGTGTCGTGTGTGCGATTCTCGCCGAACCACACCAACCCTATTATTGTGTCGGCCGGTTGGGATCGTGTTGTGAAGGTATGGAATCTGGCAAACTGCAAGCTGAAGATTGACCATCTTGGACACAACGGTTATCTCAACTCGGTGTCCGTCTCGCCGGACGGTTCGCTGTGCACGTCGGGCGGCAAGGATTGCCGCGCCTTCCTGTGGGATCTGAACGATGGCAAGCATCTGCACACgttggagcacaacgaggtcATAAACGCGCTGTGCTTCTCGCCCAACCGTTACTGGCTTTGCGTTGCCTATGGACCATCGATTAAGATCTGGGATCTTGCCTCCAAGACGATGGTCGAAGAGCTGAAGCCGGCCAAGAATGGAGATCCTCCACAGTGTCTGTCGCTTGCCTGGTCTACCGATGGTCAGACCCTCTATGCTGGTTATTCCGACAACATCATCCGCGTCTGGCAGGTGTCTGTTTCTGCTCGTTAA
- the LOC128711993 gene encoding dolichyl-diphosphooligosaccharide--protein glycosyltransferase subunit 1 has translation MGNAVLFLCCFTTVFAGAYVQAAIDMEIENRAVDRTIDLTSQLVKISYKITLEHKSKKPIGTYLFLVPESDRERLSFISAKDSAKKELKLTETTTPKGVTFSMTLPAGASNPVVYIETVFTKSLKPFPSSIGQSERQLVQYFGNVYFYSPYPTVTQKTTVHLSSRNVESYTQFKPSAQSDSTITYGPYDNVAAFSHEPMTIHFENFTPFLTVTRLERTIEVSHWGNIAVEETIDIVHSGATLKGAFSRYDYQKDARSNQPSVKSYKTLLPASATGVYYRDTNGNISTSALRTLKDAVELDLRPRFPLFGGWRTHYTLGYNVPSFEYLFQNGDNFLLKMRVVDHIFDDMVIDEVVTKIILPEGANNIKLIAPYSIQRHADSLHYTYLDTFGRPVISFSKRNLVENHINDFNLKYNFSRVMMLQEPLLVVGFLYVLFVFVIVWMRLDFSIIKEKEPHQHKD, from the exons atgggaaacgcGGTGCTATTTCTTTGCTGCTTCACAACCGTATTTGCAGGAGCATACGTGCAGGCAGCGATCGACATGGAAATAGAAAACAGAGCCGTCGATCGTACGATAGATTTGACTTCGCAATTGGTGAAAATTTCCTACAAAATAACACTGGAGCACAAATCGAAAAAGCCCATCGGTACCTACCTCTTCCTAGTGCCCGAGAGTGATCGCGAAAGATTGTCCTTTATTTCGGCGAAAGATTCTGCGAAAAAGGAGCTGAAGCTCACGGAAACCACCACTCCGAAGGGTGTGACGTTCAGCATGACCCTGCCGGCCGGTGCATCGAACCCGGTGGTGTATATTGAAACCGTGTTCACGAAATCTCTCAAGCCGTTCCCGTCGTCCATCGGCCAAAGCGAGCGGCAGCTTGTGCAGTACTTTGGAAACGTTTACTTTTACTCACCGTACCCAACAGTGACACAGAAAACGACGGTACATCTGAGCTCTCGCAATGTGGAAAGTTATACCCAGTTCAAGCCCAGCGCCCAATCGGACAGCACGATTACGTACGGTCCGTACGATAACGTGGCAG CGTTCTCTCACGAGCCTATGACGATTCACTTTGAAAACTTCACTCCATTCCTCACCGTGACTCGTCTGGAGCGTACGATAGAAGTGTCGCACTGGGGTAATATAGCCGTGGAAGAGACGATCGACATCGTGCACTCGGGTGCCACTCTAAAGGGTGCATTTTCACGCTACGACTACCAGAAGGATGCCCGTTCGAACCAACCCAGCGTGAAATCATACAAAACACTTCTGCCAGCTTCGGCTACCGGTGTTTACTATCGTGACACAAACGGCAACATTTCCACCTCGGCTCTGCGCACACTGAAGGATGCTGTCGAGCTGGACCTTCGCCCACGGTTCCCTCTGTTCGGTGGTTGGCGCACACACTACACACTCGGGTACAACGTACCGAGCTTCGAGTATCTATTCCAGAATGGAGACAATTTCCTGCTGAAGATGCGTGTCGTTGATCACATCTTTGATGATATGGTGATTGATGAAGTCGTGACGAAGATCATTCTTCCCGAGGGGGCTAACAACATCAAGCTGATAGCGCCATACTCCATTCAGCGACATGCGGATTCGTTGCACTACACGTACCTGGACACCTTCGGACGTCCGGTGATTTCCTTCAGCAAGCGCAACCTAGTTGAAAATCACATTAACGATTTCAACctaaaatataacttttcaCGTGTCATGATGCTGCAGGAACCGTTGCTGGTAGTGGGCTTCCTGTACGTGCTGTTCGTTTTCGTCATCGTCTGGATGCGGTTGGACTTTTCCATTATCAAGGAGAAGGAGCCACATCAGCACAAGGATTAA